From a single Brassica oleracea var. oleracea cultivar TO1000 chromosome C5, BOL, whole genome shotgun sequence genomic region:
- the LOC106296139 gene encoding caffeic acid 3-O-methyltransferase-like isoform X1, translating to MGILIEETLSANFKTQTVIDDDNELGLMAVRLANAAAFPMVLKASLELGVFDILYAEATSSSIDSFLSPSEIASRLPTTPCNPEAPALLDRMLRLLASYSMVKCGNVTSGKGERVYRAEPICRFFLKDNIQDIGSLASQVIVNFDSVFLKTWGQLKDVVLEGGDAFGRAHGGMKLFDYMGTDERFSKLFNQTGFTIAVVKKALEVYQGFKDVNVLVDVGGGVGNTLGVVTSKYPNIKGINFDLTCALAQAPSYPGVEHVHGDMFVDVPKGDAMILKRILHDWTDEDCVKILKNCWKSLPENGKVVVIELVTPDDAENGDINASIAFDMDMLMFTQCSGGKERSRAEFEALAAASGFTKCKFVCPAYHCWIIEFCKENV from the exons ATGGGAATCCTTATTGAAGAAACCTTAAGCGCTAACTTCAAAACCCAAACTGTTATTGATGATGATAATGAGTTGGGTTTGATGGCCGTGAGACTAGCCAATGCCGCAGCCTTCCCAATGGTTCTTAAGGCCTCCCTCGAGCTCGGTGTTTTTGACATTCTCTATGCCGAAGCTACTAGCAGTAGCATCGACTCCTTCCTCTCACCATCAGAGATAGCGAGTAGGCTACCAACTACACCATGTAACCCTGAGGCCCCGGCTTTGTTGGACCGGATGCTTCGCCTACTCGCTAGCTATTCCATGGTCAAGTGTGGTAACGTCACATCCGGGAAGGGAGAGAGAGTCTATAGAGCAGAGCCAATTTGCAGGTTTTTCTTGAAAGATAACATTCAAGATATTGGATCCCTTGCTTCTCAAGTCATTGTCAATTTCGACAGCGTCTTCCTCAAGACCTG GGGACAGTTGAAAGATGTGGTGCTAGAAGGAGGCGATGCATTTGGCCGTGCGCATGGTGGCATGAAACTCTTTGACTATATGGGTACAGATGAGAGATTCAGTAAACTCTTTAACCAGACTGGATTCACTATTGCCGTCGTGAAGAAGGCTCTTGAAGTTTACCAAG GCTTCAAAGATGTGAATGTGTTGGTTGATGTTGGAGGAGGAGTTGGAAACACACTCGGTGTTGTTACTTCTAAGTATCCTAATATTAAGGGTATCAACTTTGACCTGACTTGTGCCTTGGCACAAGCACCTTCTTACCCTGGGGTGGAACATGTCCACGGAGATATGTTCGTGGATGTTCCAAAAGGAGATGCCATGATCTTGAAA CGTATACTTCATGATTGGACTGATGAAGATTGCGTTAAAATTCTTAAGAACTGTTGGAAGTCACTACCTGAGAATGGTAAAGTTGTTGTCATAGAACTAGTCACGCCTGATGACGCTGAGAATGGAGACATCAATGCAAGCATTGCCTTTGACATGGACATGTTAATGTTCACCCAATGTTCTGGTGGGAAAGAGAGGTCACGAGCTGAGTTTGAAGCTCTAGCTGCAGCTTCTGGTTTCACCAAGTGCAAGTTCGTTTGTCCCGCTTATCACTGCTGGATCATTGAGTTCTGTAAAGAAAATGTATAA
- the LOC106296139 gene encoding caffeic acid 3-O-methyltransferase-like isoform X3, translating into MGILIEETLSANFKTQTVIDDDNELGLMAVRLANAAAFPMVLKASLELGVFDILYAEATSSSIDSFLSPSEIASRLPTTPCNPEAPALLDRMLRLLASYSMVKCGNVTSGKGERVYRAEPICRFFLKDNIQDIGSLASQVIVNFDSVFLKTWGQLKDVVLEGGDAFGRAHGGMKLFDYMGTDERFSKLFNQTGFTIAVVKKALEVYQGFKDVNVLVDVGGGVGNTLGVVTSKYPNIKGINFDLTCALAQAPSYPGVEHVHGDMFVDVPKGDAMILKRILHDWTDEDCVKILKNCWKSLPENGKVVVIELVTPDDAENGDINASIAFDMDMLMFTQCSGGKERSRAEFEALAAASGFTKCKFVCPAYHCWIIEFCKENV; encoded by the exons ATGGGAATCCTTATTGAAGAAACCTTAAGCGCTAACTTCAAAACCCAAACTGTTATTGATGATGATAATGAGTTGGGTTTGATGGCCGTGAGACTAGCCAATGCCGCAGCCTTCCCAATGGTTCTTAAGGCCTCCCTCGAGCTCGGTGTTTTTGACATTCTCTATGCCGAAGCTACTAGCAGTAGCATCGACTCCTTCCTCTCACCATCAGAGATAGCGAGTAGGCTACCAACTACACCATGTAACCCTGAGGCCCCGGCTTTGTTGGACCGGATGCTTCGCCTACTCGCTAGCTATTCCATGGTCAAGTGTGGTAACGTCACATCCGGGAAGGGAGAGAGAGTCTATAGAGCAGAGCCAATTTGCAGGTTTTTCTTGAAAGATAACATTCAAGATATTGGATCCCTTGCTTCTCAAGTCATTGTCAATTTCGACAGCGTCTTCCTCAAGACCTG GGGACAGTTGAAAGATGTGGTGCTTGAAGGAGGAGATGCGTTTGGTCGTGCACATGGCGGCATGAAACTCTTCGACTATATGGGAACAGATGAGAGATTTAGCAAGCTCTTTAATCAAACCGGATTTACAATTGCGGTTGTGAAGAAGGCTCTTGAAGTTTACCAAGGCTTCAAAGATGTGAATGTGTTGGTTGATGTTGGAGGAGGAGTTGGAAACACACTCGGTGTTGTTACTTCTAAGTATCCTAATATTAAGGGTATCAACTTTGACCTGACTTGTGCCTTGGCACAAGCACCTTCTTACCCTGGGGTGGAACATGTCCACGGAGATATGTTCGTGGATGTTCCAAAAGGAGATGCCATGATCTTGAAA CGTATACTTCATGATTGGACTGATGAAGATTGCGTTAAAATTCTTAAGAACTGTTGGAAGTCACTACCTGAGAATGGTAAAGTTGTTGTCATAGAACTAGTCACGCCTGATGACGCTGAGAATGGAGACATCAATGCAAGCATTGCCTTTGACATGGACATGTTAATGTTCACCCAATGTTCTGGTGGGAAAGAGAGGTCACGAGCTGAGTTTGAAGCTCTAGCTGCAGCTTCTGGTTTCACCAAGTGCAAGTTCGTTTGTCCCGCTTATCACTGCTGGATCATTGAGTTCTGTAAAGAAAATGTATAA
- the LOC106296140 gene encoding uncharacterized protein LOC106296140: protein MVSSQQRLSFSSSKLAFFFCILSLFSRPSLSASFLVDGVSVWKTPVVHVGDSVIFRHKYGNDLYIFRTKDAFHVCDFTQATLLTKSNSTSFTWYPSRPGSYYFSFTNNTSLPKTCQLNQKLTVQVILTAASSPSQPPTPAIAPGPVSEGGDVSSSPSYPWPLGPREGSALSPGPSPSEITSVTVPGKDGVPFINSNPAVPLPTGEVDSTSSINPLPTSTNSAQQVMMAVTVKLVLCCVAMFLLL, encoded by the exons ATGGTTTCATCTCAGCAACGTCTCTCTTTCTCCTCCTCAAAACTGGCCTTCTTCTTCTGCATCCTCTCTCTCTTCTCTCGTCCTTCTCTTTCCGCCTCATTTCTCGTCGATGGCGTCTCTGTCTGGAAAACTCCCGTTGTTCATGTCGGCGACTCCGTTA TTTTCAGACATAAGTACGGAAACGATCTATACATCTTCAGGACAAAAGATGCATTCCATGTCTGCGACTTTACTCAAGCCACTCTTCTTACCAAATCTAACTCCACTTCCTTCACG TGGTACCCATCAAGACCAGGCTCCTACTACTTTTCCTTCACAAACAACACATCTCTTCCCAAAACCTGCCAACTCAACCAGAAGCTCACAGTCCAAGTCATCCTCACAGCCGCATCTTCGCCCTCACAGCCACCAACACCTGCCATAGCTCCTGGTCCAGTCTCGGAAGGAGGAGATGTCTCATCTTCTCCTTCTTACCCATGGCCACTAGGTCCAAGAGAAGGTTCAGCTTTATCTCCAGGACCATCTCCTTCAGAGATCACATCAGTGACGGTTCCTGGAAAAGATGGTGTTCCGTTCATTAACAGTAATCCGGCTGTTCCACTTCCCACCGGAGAAGTGGACTCTACTTCCTCCATTAACCCTTTACCCACTTCCACAAACTCAGCACAGCAG GTAATGATGGCAGTAACGGTGAAGCTAGTTCTGTGTTGTGTAGCCATGTTTCTTCTCCTGTAG
- the LOC106296139 gene encoding caffeic acid 3-O-methyltransferase-like isoform X2: protein MLRLLASYSMVKCSTVQAGKGERVYRAEPICRFFLKDNIQDIGSLASQVIVNFDSVFLSTWGQLKDVVLEGGDAFGRAHGGMKLFDYMGTDERFSKLFNQTGFTIAVVKKALEVYQGFKDVNVLVDVGGGVGNTLGVVTSKYPNIKGINFDLTCALAQAPSYPGVEHVHGDMFVDVPKGDAMILKRILHDWTDEDCVKILKNCWKSLPENGKVVVIELVTPDDAENGDINASIAFDMDMLMFTQCSGGKERSRAEFEALAAASGFTKCKFVCPAYHCWIIEFCKENV, encoded by the exons ATGCTCCGTCTCCTCGCTAGTTACTCCATGGTCAAGTGCAGTACGGTCCAAGCCGGAAAGGGCGAGAGGGTCTACAGAGCCGAGCCAATTTGCAGGTTCTTCTTGAAAGATAACATTCAAGATATTGGATCCTTAGCTTCTCAAGTCATTGTAAACTTCGACAGTGTCTTCCTCAGTACATG GGGACAGTTGAAAGATGTGGTGCTTGAAGGAGGAGATGCGTTTGGTCGTGCACATGGCGGCATGAAACTCTTCGACTATATGGGAACAGATGAGAGATTTAGCAAGCTCTTTAATCAAACCGGATTTACAATTGCGGTTGTGAAGAAGGCTCTTGAAGTTTACCAAGGCTTCAAAGATGTGAATGTGTTGGTTGATGTTGGAGGAGGAGTTGGAAACACACTCGGTGTTGTTACTTCTAAGTATCCTAATATTAAGGGTATCAACTTTGACCTGACTTGTGCCTTGGCACAAGCACCTTCTTACCCTGGGGTGGAACATGTCCACGGAGATATGTTCGTGGATGTTCCAAAAGGAGATGCCATGATCTTGAAA CGTATACTTCATGATTGGACTGATGAAGATTGCGTTAAAATTCTTAAGAACTGTTGGAAGTCACTACCTGAGAATGGTAAAGTTGTTGTCATAGAACTAGTCACGCCTGATGACGCTGAGAATGGAGACATCAATGCAAGCATTGCCTTTGACATGGACATGTTAATGTTCACCCAATGTTCTGGTGGGAAAGAGAGGTCACGAGCTGAGTTTGAAGCTCTAGCTGCAGCTTCTGGTTTCACCAAGTGCAAGTTCGTTTGTCCCGCTTATCACTGCTGGATCATTGAGTTCTGTAAAGAAAATGTATAA